The Alosa sapidissima isolate fAloSap1 chromosome 8, fAloSap1.pri, whole genome shotgun sequence genome segment cacacacacagagtagatGCCTTTAAGCCTCTGCAGCGACCAGGCTTCATTACAGAGAGCAGATGCCTTCAAGTTGACATATTCGTAAATGCATTAGGCTTCATTTAGTAAAGTAGACCAGAGTTCACTCACACCATTTTGAGTATAAGATCTACGGACATTTGTAAGGTATTAAAgtgttgagtgtgtatgtttgtgtaatgCACTGTTGGGCTGGTCTTTATATTTGAGTAATGCACTGTTGATCTGGTCTGTAATGGACATAAGTAAAAAAGACGATATGTGTGCGACGTGCATATTctcacatccctctctctgtaatgGACGTAAAAAGACGATATTTGTGCATATTctcacatccctctctctgtaatgGATGTAAAAAGACGATATgcctttaactcattgaatgccaagctgttttcggaagctttgtcctagagtgccagcaatctagaccattgttgatgatttttgtacagccacagcatattctgtgttatagctatgaacacatacaatagctcaattaaaaggtgagactttaagctctcggtgggtgcaaaccgtgtatttctacacgcctctgttcctgagaaatcccaagataaacagtggctagttttcatcaaaatcgctgtttttttttttctagaaatggagataaacgtatttcatgaaatatgaagtgttgcctgtaaactttcctcAAACTTTtctcaatgagttaatatacGTAAAAAAGacgatatgtgtgtgtattctcacATCCCTCTCTATGTAATGTGTGTAAAAAAGACGATATGTGTGCGTATTctcacatccctctctctgtaatgtgtgtaaaaaagacgatatgtgtgtgtattctctcatccctctctctctctcatccctccctcaGGCCTCGCTCTCCCTCCAACAGCCCTGACAGCGTGCTGAAGATGAAGCTGTGTCCACCGCTGTCCTTCTTCCCCAGTTCGTCCTCCTCTTCTGACCGCTCCTCCTTCGACAAGGGCAGCCGCAGCGAGTACCACGACCAGCGCAAGCAGCTCCTGTCCGGCACCTCGCCCCCGCCACGCTACACCCTCTTCGAGAGCCACCTGGGAGGGTCGCCCTCCGCCAACTCCGCCCTGGAGTCCATCGCCCGCGGCCCCGACGGACGCTTCGTCGTCCAGGCCTACGCCCCCGGATCCAGCCCCGCACACCTCAAGCGGAGCTTTAAGAAGGACTTCCCACAATCCCCTGGGAGGGGCTCCTTCCGGGACTCGGGCCGAGCCAGCCCGCTGGACGCGGATCAGGAGGCGCAGCGCTGCTCTCCACTGGCGCTGGCGGTGGACGCGTCCGTGGCGCCGCACCTGGAGACGCTGGCCGAGTCGCCGGGCCGGGTCAGAGCCATGGCGCGCAACTTCTCCCGCCACGGCTGCTTCTACTCGGACGACGAGCAGGCCGGCTCGGAGGCGCTGCTGGAGCGCGCCAGCTTCTACTCGGACAGCGGCGAGAAGCGTCGCAGCAGCTACCGCGGCTACCGCGGCCCGACGCACCCCGAGGACCTGCTGCCCGGGCTCGCCCGCCGCGGCCGCTACCAGCCCATGGAGCCGGACGGTCCGCTGAGCCCAGACGGCACGGCGCTGACCCACCTGGAGGGCGCCAGCGACAGCGAGCTGAGTGGACCGAGCCGGCGGCGGCAGCGTCTGGTCAGGGAGCGCGAGGAGATGGAGCGCGAGCTGCAGGGCTACACCTGCGGCCTGCGCGTGTGGGACCGCGTCAGGGAGGAGCGCAGGGCTAAGTCCGTCAGCCCGCTGCGCTCGTGCCGCAGCCCCGCGCCGGACGCCCACCAGCCGGACGCCGAGCCCGTGTGGAAGCCGCAGGACGTGAGTCTGCGCCCGCGCAGCCAGCGGCCGAGCAGCCTGGCGCACCGCGTGTCCGACTACCGGCGCGGCTGCTACTTCGGCAGCACCAGCAGCCCCATGGAGCGGGCACTGCCCGCCTCGGCCTCCTACATCACCTGGGACATCAGCCCCGTCAGCTCGCCCACCAGCCTGGTGCCCCCACCCCACAGCCTGTCCGAGGGCAACACCCCCCGTGCCCAGCGCCCGCTCTCGCCCCCCTCGCCCCCCCAGGACGACTCGTCCGCCGCTGACCACAAGCTCTCCCGCACCCCCCTCTCACTCCTCTCGCCCACCTCACACAGCCCCGCGACCTCTGACCCCGCCGCCGACCTGAACTGCGGCCGCAGCCGGAGACCGGACCGGCCCGCCGAGAGGGTCCAGACGGACGTTCCGCTGCGGCGGGCCCCGGTAGCGGACCTCAGAGACCCGGACACGGGAGCGTCGTCGGCGAAGCCGGTCACTCCGGTGTGTAGCGAGCCTCTGCAGCCGGTGTGTGAGAGCGTGCGGCACTTCGAGGCCGAGCAGGAGCGGGCGGCCAGTCCTCGGTCCAGCCGCTCGACGTCCCCCACCACCCTCACGCCGGACGAGATGGCGGACGATGCCTCGGACGAGGAGCGCCATGGCGACAGCAGGCCCAGACGCACGCCCTCCAGCTACTCCACGCTACCCTACGAACAGCAGCGGTCAGGCGGCCGGGTCAAGTCGCCCGCCGGTGGCGGCCACTTCGACAGCCCCGCGGTGGAGGAGCTGGCGGGCTCGTCCGCGCTGCTGGACTCGGAGCGGGAGGCGGTCAGGGCTCGGTCCAGGAAGAGCGAGCGTCTGGCGTTTGGCGGGAGCCCGAGCCGCGCCTCTCCACTGACCCTGCTGGAGAACGAGAGCGTGAGCGTGAGTGACCAGTCGACCCTCTCGCGCGTGTCCGAGAGCATGAAGGCCCGGCTGGTGCCCCCCCCGCCGGCCGCCCGCCTGTCCCCCGTGCAGACCAGCGCCATCCTGGAGTACCTCAGCATGCCCGGCTTCATCGAGATGAGCGTGGACGAGCCCGTGGACGACAGCGACGCCACGCCGACCGCCTGGCCGCCCACCGCCGACTCCGAGGCCTCCTCCCTGCTTACCGGCGAACCCGACGTGGTGCCCAGGAACTGGGGGGGGCACCCGCCGGACGGCCCCCCGCCTGACCCCACCCAGCAGCAGAGCACGGTGCCGGACGAGCGCAAAACTCCCATCATCCCCGTGGGCCAGCCCAGTGGCCCTGAGATGCCGGCGCCAAGGAGCGCCGTGTCCAGACACCGCAGCGTCCCGCGTCCAGCTCCCGAGCCCAGAGCTGGAGacgaggagatggaggagaggcgGCCGGACAGCACCCAGCCCCTGCTCTCCGTGAAGACGCGAAGTCCCGCCCGGCAGGCCCAGAAGATGGGCGCCGACCTGGCCCACACGCTGGTCAGCGCAGCGCGGAGCGTGGCCGCCGTGGCAACCCGAAGTCCAGAGCGCTTCGAGCGCTTCGAGCGCCTGCCGCTGCAGTCCAGCCCGGAGGAGGAGCCGCGGCGGGAGCCGGCCAGCAGGACCAATAAGATCGCCTCGCGCATCTGCCAGGCGCCTGTGCCCTTCATGAGGAAGTCCATGAGCATCGGCCCCTGCAGGACGCTGTCCGGCGTCGGGCCCCCGCGCCCTTTCCTCAGGAAGTCCATCAGCCTGGCCACGCACAGCTGGGAGCCGCTGGACGAGCCCAGGGCGTACGTCTCCGAGCGCTACTACAGGGACGAGCTGCCGCACCCCGACGCGCGGGTCAAGTCCTACAGCCTGGGGCGGGCGCCCCCGTCCTGCTATGGCCGCCCCGGAGCCCTCTGGCATGGACTGGTGCCCTTCCATCGCCATGGCAGCGGTAGCCTGGAGCGCCAGCATCCAGTGGACAGACCCTATCCCATGGACCGCCCGCACCCCGCAGAAAGACCCTATCCCATGGACCGCCCGCACCCCGCAGAAAGACCCTATCCCATGGACCGCCCGCACCCTGCAGAAAGACCCTATCCCATGGACCGCCCGCACCCCGCGGACCGGACCTTCCCCGTAGAGCACCGTTCCCACCCTGCAGACCGACCCTACCTCTTAGACCACTCCTACCCCCCCCTTGACCGCCACTACCCCCCCGAGCGGCCTTACCCCCCCAACCGGCCCTACATGCTCCCCTCCTACCTCAGTCCTGCCCCACCCATCCTGGAGGACCCACGGCACGCCCCTGACCCCCCCATCTCTACGCGCCACGACTGGCCTGACCCGCGCCGGCAAGCGGCCGTCTTCCCCGACGCAGCACGCTGCCCGCTCACCTACCAGGAGACCCTGCGGGCGGCTCAGCACAAGTACGTGCCCCTGGACCCCTCCTACCCCCTCCTGCCCCCGCGGCCGGGCCCCAAGTACCCCCGGCCCATCGCCGCAGACCCCCGCCACGACCACCAGAGGGCGCAGCTGCCGCGCGGCTACAGCTGGCCCTCGCCGTACCAGccggcccccctccccctgcggGAGCTGGACTTCCCCCGCGAGCCCCGCGAGCCGGACCGGGCGCTGGTGCCCAGGGAGGTGGAGTACCTGCGGGAGAGCCGAGAGGGCAGGGCCAGCTATGCCAGCCAGAGCAGCGGGCACGGGAGCGTGGGGCCCTACGGGCACGGCGGCCACCTGCGCCAGTCTGTCTCCATGACGCCCACGCTGCTCAGCTCGCCCGAGACCACCGAGGAGAGCCAGCGGCTGCGGCCCGACGCTGAGTTCCGCAACCGCCGGGCACAAAGGTGAACACACCTACTGCGACCTTTGACTCTACTGCCACGGCAACGGAAGGGAGCGCCACGCCACGTCGCCCACCTCTCCCACACTCATGTTATTTTCTCATAATCACATCTCATTTCACGCCTTCAGTtgccttttgtgtttgtgtaaatgtttccatctgtgtttgtgtgtgtgtgtgtgtgtgtgtgtgtgtgtgtgtccatggtcAGAAGGAACACGTCAGTGGATGAGAGTTATGAGTGGGATGCAGTGGAGCAGTGTATGGACCCTGATGTTCTGGGGGGACTGAAGGGGGAGCAGGGTCCAGCCCGGGGGGGTCGTGGGCAGGAGCCCATCAGGGACCCCCCCTGCTCCTCACCGGACCCCCAGGACCCGCACAGCAAAGGTGAGAGGACCTGTGAGAAGCctaatgtgtgagagtgtttgaaTTGGCCCTACAGGCCCTACAGACTGGTGTGGTTTGTGATGAACTGACCCTTTCCCTTCaatcacttctcctctcctcctcccctcctctcctctctctcctcctcccctctctctcctcctcccctcctctcctctctctcctcctcccctctcttcttctccaccctctcctcccctctcctctctctcctcctctcctctcctctcctcccctctcctctcctcctcctctcctcccctctcctctcctctcctctccccctcctcttcttccctcctctcctcccctcttctctcctcctcctctcctctccccctcctctcctctcctctcctcctctcctctcctcctctcctctcctctcctctcctctcctctcctctcctcctcttctctccccctcctctctcctctcctctcctcctctcaggcCTCTCCTGTTCCTTGAGTCCTCCCCCCGTATCCCACGCTCCTGGGAGTGAGTGCAGCCGTTCCCTGAGTGAGGCTCGCTTTAACGCGCTGCGTCAGGAGTTCCAGGAGTACTGCCGGGCGCAGGAGTCCTCCTGCCCTCGCGAGCCCTTCTACCCCCCGTCTGACCCCGAGTCCGACTCCAACTCTGCCCTGCTCTGAGTGCTCCTCGCCACCACCCCCAGCCCACCTGGTCTGTTGCCACTTCCTGACCACCTCCTcgccttctcctctccctctcctctccttctcctctcctcatatcTCCTCATATCTTCTCACATCTCCTCATATCTCCTCATATCTTCTCACATCTCCTCACACCTCCTCATATCTTCTCACATCTTCTCACACCTCCTCATATCTTCtcacatctcctcctctcctcacttctcctcacATCTCCTCACATGTATGGAGATCATGGAGTTTTACATATAGAACATGTACAGGCATGATCAGACTATAGGGGCCGATTTGTCGCCTGTAAAATGCGAGCTGCACTATGTTTTAATTAAAGCACGAATGACATTGGCTGCTTTTCCGTTTGAAGTTTgaactttttttaatttaaaagcAACATGCAAAACACTCAACACAAAATACTACACAAAAGCAAGACATCTCTCGGAGCAACAACAGCGTCCTGTGTGATTGTGCCCTAATATATGcatatgtgttagtgtgttctAGTGAGTGTttactgacgtgtgtgtgtgtgtgtgtgtgtgttctgtcagAGTTGTGCAGGTCAGTAGTGGCTAACGattcatctctgtctctcatctctccaGAGTGCTCTGAAGAGGGTGCTGAAGAGGCGTGTTGAAACTGACTGGACATTCCTGCGCTGGGCTGTGCTGCCCTCCAGGGGCTCTGACCAGGACCGTGTGGTCAGACATACCCATCCACATGAACTGAGGGTGATCCCTGACCAGGACTCTGTGGTCAGACACACCCATCCACATGAACTGAGGGTGATCCCTGACCAGGACCGTGTGGTCAGACATACCCATCCACATGAACTGAGGGTGATCCCTGACCAGGACTCTGTGGTCAGACACACCCATCCACATGAACTGAGGGTGATCCCTGACCAGGACCCTGTGGTCAGACATACCCATCCACATGAACTGAGGGTGATCCCTGACCAGGACTCTGTGGGCGTGTCCACATGAACTGATGGTGAGCTGGACATGAGCCTCCTTCTGAGGAACATAACACATACCCACTGAGCTGGACATGAACCCTGACATGAAACCTCCTCCTGAGGGTCCCACAGCAAACCCACTGACCAGGGCGCAAACCCACTGACCAGGGCCTCCTGAAATCCACTGACCAGAGCCTCCTGAACGCAAGCCCACTGACCAGGGCCTCCTGAAATCCACTGACCAGAGCCTCCTGAACGCAAGCCCACTGACCAGGGCCTCCTGAACGCAAACCCACTGGCCTCACCACTGCTGTCTAAGCCCAAACATGTGGGCAATGAAATGGATGAAACTCCTCCAAccaagaaaaggagaaagacgTGGACTTCACACTGCAAGCTAGGGCCACTCTTGGACAATCTGATGCAATAGATGACCTACCTTTCTGAGAGCActgtttaatgttttttttaataacaaTAGCTCAGTTATAAACACTCCTGAATTCAGCCAAGCTTTGGGCAGATTCTTGGCCCAGGTTTTATGCCTAGAATCTGCCCAAAGATGAAATGAaaccctgcgtgtgtgtgtgtgtgagagagagagtgtgtgtgagtatgtgtgtatgacaggTAACCTTTCTCCACTGCCAGTCTGTAGAAATACAGGTGTCCATTACACAAATTCTATGCTCAGGTCTTCTCTCCCATCTTCCGTAGATGAGTTAGCTAGCTCATCAGTGCTGCAGTTCTCCACTCTGcagttcactcacacacacacacacacacacacacacacacacacacactctctctctttctcacacacacacacacacgctctctctctcacacacacacatacagatacagacacacacacacacacacacacagctgcactgtGAGGAAGACTGACGTTGCTGTGAGGGGACGGTCATGCTGCATGTTCTTGCTGCGGGGACGGTAGTTCATACCCAAAGGCGCATACTTATGTCTGTATGCACAGGCATTGGTCAGTCCTACTGATAATGTCTGCTGTAAGTAGCCAGGCACTGGTCCACACTCCTGTCACTCCTGGACATCTGCATCTCTGGGTATTATGTTTAATGCTGTTGTGGGAAATGCCTTCCATGTGCTCCCTGTGTGCATCAGTGGTGGCCCCCAGCCTGCTGCTCTAGTGACCTCTAGTGGCCGAGAGCTGCAGTGAGGGACTAGGACAGCGCACCACTGCTAATCCCCTAGACCAGCAGAAGACAAACTTGAAATTCTCCCTCccccataccaacacacacacacacagacacacacacacaacacacacacacacacacacacacacacacacacacacacacacacacacacacacacacacacacacacacacagtcacagacacctTTGAGCCTGTGTGTCTCTTTGAACACTGTGACTTAATGAGAGCCACGTCCCTGGGCTGGGTGTTAAGGGTGCTGAGGTGAAGGGCTCATGGGTaacgtctcgtctcgtctcgtaaTGTCTCGTTTAGCAGCCCAGAGCGAGACGAGCTCGGACGTCCTCAGGGGACGGCGTCATGTGACACCTCAGTGCAGCCCTCTGTGTGCCTGTTGGCCCTTCATCATGcgtcgtgtgcgtgtgtgtgtgtgtgtatgtgtgtgtgtcagtactgTTCTCATTTATTCTCGTACCATTTGTGTTTGTATACCCACAACCTCCACCTGTTACTCCGTGTTTCATATTGTAGATGTCAGATTTTATATGTTCTCAGGACACTGTGCAAGAACATGAAACTATCTTATATTTAAGATGCTACTGTAACATTTTATAAGTCAGAGTTTCTCCACTTTTTGATAAattgtttgtaatgttttgtaCAAAAGGAACAAGTTGTTGattttatatgttatttcatTGTGTCTACGTTACTGTTATTTTTATATGTTTGTATGAAATAAATGGATTTAAACTATATTACTTCTGTTAgatgtttcttttttgtcatttcatggGATCAGTCTATTCACATGAAATTGGCCAAAACATGGTTGGTGACCGACTTTCCCGTTTTtcttaaacaaacacaaacatgggtCACGTAATGCGGCCGCTTGGCTAATCACCCAGCAGGACATGAACTAAATGCCCAAATGTCCTGCTTCTGCCCCACACCCAGCAGGACATGTTTCAGTCTtgagaccacacacactgcatgggcCTACTGCTACCACACTGCATGGGCCTACTGCAACCACACTGCACACCTGGTGAGGATGTGTGGGTATTTAACGATGCACACCTGGTGAGGATGTGTGGGTATTTAACGATGCACACCTGGTGAGGATGTGTGGGTATTTAACGATGCACACCTGATGAGGATGTGTGGGTATTTAAGGGGTTGTTTGCGCTCTTGATCTGGGCTCTTTTCTGTTAATCACATTTTCTCTTTTATAGGCACCTTTGGGTGATCACTCGCCCTCACTGGCACCTTCTCTTTGTTTATCTCTTTAACATCATATtgacactgatacacacacacacacacacacacacacacacacacacacacacacacttccatgcaTTCTTTTACTTTCCCCTTGTGTTTAcagttatttattatttttgatgacTTTATCTCTGTTGTCCCAACTCCCTGTTTGTGTAGCGGTTCTGATGCGTCCCTCTGGTGGCAACACAAGACACTGCaggcgtgtgtgcatgctttcTGAAGTCACTTTATTACCCACGTTACACACTCGGACCGGTCTACACTGCACGAAGGGAAGTGGCATGGCGTGGCCAGCTCTGGATAGATACGTCTCATCTGACCGACTGACCGACTGACCGACTGATATTAGGCTGACTGACCTAACTCACTCTGCAAGTAGCTCAGTGAGGAGAAGAAGCATGGCGTATCGTAGCAGGAGCCCCTAGGCCCGACCCCTGACCTCTTACAGTGTAGCGATACGGAATTAACTCTCTAACAGCCAGCTGAGTTCGGACGGAGTTCTTCGTTCTCGTGCGTTTATTTGGCGGACATGCGCATGACGTGCTTGACCATGTTGCCGATGCCGTCGAAGAtgtagtggtagtggtagtcGGTCTCCCACATGAAGGTGGGGGTGCTGATCACACGGTTCTTCTCGTCCACATAGGCCTCGTGGGGTAGCCGGTTAAGGAAGACAGGACAGGTCACTGCACTTACAAACCAACGTCTTACTGACCAATGGAAAAGGGTCTGATGGGAAGCCCGGCTTAAGAAAGCAAGTCCTACCACATATTTGTTTCAACCATTCAGTAAAAACTAGCTGAATTGAACGAGCTGAGTGAAGTGGTGTCTGTGAGTTTGAGGTTTTCCATCTCTAGGTCACAGTAGAGGTCAGAGCCGGGTGATGAAACACATGAGCACACCAACCAAAGGGTCAACCCTGGGGCCAGCATGACCTAGCACCATCACTAATGGCACTGTGGACATCTCtctcccaaccacacacacacacacacacacacacaaccaaacacacacacacacacacacaatctccctcccaaccgcccacacacacacaatctccctcccaaccgcccacacacacacacacactcacatacaatcTCCCTCCCaaccgcccacacacacacacacacacacacacagagagagagagagaatactttATGTGATCAAAGTACGAATCAAAGCCGCATGAGCACATCAATCAAAAGAGTCAAACCTGAGGGCCAATATGGCACAGCACCATCATAATAAGCAGCGTGGAAATctgtggaaaacacacacacacacacacacacacacacacacacacaaacacacacagacacacacacacacacacaaacacacacaaacacacacgcagacccAGAGAAGGATATGTAAGGCTCGCGGACGTTGTGCCGTGCGCCCATGCTCTTGACGGCCTGGACCATGTTGGTGTTCGGCCAGTTGCCCCAGCGGGAGCTCTCGTCGCGCTCATAGCCCATGGTGACCTCCAGGCTGGGCAGCACGCGGCACGCCAGCAGGGGCGCCATGCTGGACAGGCTGCagaaaaatacacacagacacacacacacacaccacagtgtgaacatagctagtgtgtgtgtgtgtgtgtgtgtgtgtgtgtgtgtgtgtgtgtgtgtgtgtgtgttaacatagCTAGTGAGCTCATAGCCAGGCTGGACACGCTGCAGTGACACGGGGAGACGGAGCGGcagattagacacacacacacacacacacacacacacacacacacacacacacacatacacacacacacacacacacacacacacacacacacacacacacacacacactgtggtcacacacacacacacacacacacacacacacacacacacacacacacacacactgtggtcacacacacacactgtggtcacacacacacacacacacacacacacacacacacacacacactcacacacacactcacacacacacacacacacacacacactgtggtcacacacacacacacacacacacacacacacactgtggtcacacacacacacacacacacacacacacacacacacacacacacacactgtggtcacacacacacacacacacacacacacacac includes the following:
- the igsf9b gene encoding uncharacterized protein igsf9b, coding for MGQERHWALAITAAAVLCLLGESQSADPVVRARVGGSAELSCSLTSTSQGASTPNLVPLHVVEWVRLGYNVPVLIKFGVYTPRVHPSYRGRVSLSRGASLRIDDLSLVDEGWFECRILLLDQPTDEFQNGTWTFLSITAPPSFVQKPPSQVEVLLGDPVILSCAALGNPKPTVSWRKGDVPAEEHEAIKVLNGTLSLAKVTRETSGLYKCHVSNSEGNLTHSTQLLVKGPPIIIMPPEDVSMNMSQDAVLPCQAEAHPANLTYEWWKDGENIYHIETLKSRIKVMVDGTLLISELIPEDSGNYTCVPTNGLLTPPSASAYLKVKHPARVVRMPRETYLPAGMEGVIVCPVQAEPPMLFVNWTKDGDTLNLDQFPGWMVNSEGSVFITTANDDAVGMYTCTAYNSYGTMGQSEPTKVILQDPPAFNVTPRAEYLQEVGRGLLIPCSAAGDPTPNITWAKVGPLPRSPYALLSNGSLLLRPLSKDHQGGWECRASNRVATVTAGTVVLVLGTSPHSVSSVSVVTEMHQANVSWEPGFDGGYMQKFSVWFKPTVRAKHEWQSLPVPTSRTHMLVTGLMAGTSYQFSVLPQNKLGSGPFSEIVTVRTIAPPTDPPTVVSEVAALAPPTLLSVNRTSEGILLQWVPPPADSLPITSFVLQARLEGGKWVTLDGTINANSSDMLVQGLLKDSLYDLRMLSRRDQLVSEPSQSVNISTSGMDVYPVHTSLLAFIPEPLLAGVIAGVCFLLATIVLSLVTICIMSRRRDRKKRKRRDDIPPAFRKNPSPEPRSPSNSPDSVLKMKLCPPLSFFPSSSSSSDRSSFDKGSRSEYHDQRKQLLSGTSPPPRYTLFESHLGGSPSANSALESIARGPDGRFVVQAYAPGSSPAHLKRSFKKDFPQSPGRGSFRDSGRASPLDADQEAQRCSPLALAVDASVAPHLETLAESPGRVRAMARNFSRHGCFYSDDEQAGSEALLERASFYSDSGEKRRSSYRGYRGPTHPEDLLPGLARRGRYQPMEPDGPLSPDGTALTHLEGASDSELSGPSRRRQRLVREREEMERELQGYTCGLRVWDRVREERRAKSVSPLRSCRSPAPDAHQPDAEPVWKPQDVSLRPRSQRPSSLAHRVSDYRRGCYFGSTSSPMERALPASASYITWDISPVSSPTSLVPPPHSLSEGNTPRAQRPLSPPSPPQDDLSLLSPTSHSPATSDPAADLNCGRSRRPDRPAERVQTDVPLRRAPVADLRDPDTGASSAKPVTPVCSEPLQPVCESVRHFEAEQERAASPRSSRSTSPTTLTPDEMADDASDEERHGDSRPRRTPSSYSTLPYEQQRSGGRVKSPAGGGHFDSPAVEELAGSSALLDSEREAVRARSRKSERLAFGGSPSRASPLTLLENESVSVSDQSTLSRVSESMKARLVPPPPAARLSPVQTSAILEYLSMPGFIEMSVDEPVDDSDATPTAWPPTADSEASSLLTGEPDVVPRNWGGHPPDGPPPDPTQQQSTVPDERKTPIIPVGQPSGPEMPAPRSAVSRHRSVPRPAPEPRAGDEEMEERRPDSTQPLLSVKTRSPARQAQKMGADLAHTLVSAARSVAAVATRSPERFERFERLPLQSSPEEEPRREPASRTNKIASRICQAPVPFMRKSMSIGPCRTLSGVGPPRPFLRKSISLATHSWEPLDEPRAYVSERYYRDELPHPDARVKSYSLGRAPPSCYGRPGALWHGLVPFHRHGSGSLERQHPVDRPYPMDRPHPAERPYPMDRPHPAERPYPMDRPHPAERPYPMDRPHPADRTFPVEHRSHPADRPYLLDHSYPPLDRHYPPERPYPPNRPYMLPSYLSPAPPILEDPRHAPDPPISTRHDWPDPRRQAAVFPDAARCPLTYQETLRAAQHKYVPLDPSYPLLPPRPGPKYPRPIAADPRHDHQRAQLPRGYSWPSPYQPAPLPLRELDFPREPREPDRALVPREVEYLRESREGRASYASQSSGHGSVGPYGHGGHLRQSVSMTPTLLSSPETTEESQRLRPDAEFRNRRAQRRNTSVDESYEWDAVEQCMDPDVLGGLKGEQGPARGGRGQEPIRDPPCSSPDPQDPHSKGLSCSLSPPPVSHAPGSECSRSLSEARFNALRQEFQEYCRAQESSCPREPFYPPSDPESDSNSALL